The Punica granatum isolate Tunisia-2019 chromosome 4, ASM765513v2, whole genome shotgun sequence genome has a window encoding:
- the LOC116204729 gene encoding probable serine/threonine-protein kinase At1g09600 yields the protein MLHRLNKLMGCICSKGILSNEGNSKDRETKLSKSSKRFVSSFKRDEVVVEPDGVGNEATARLISSSLGVETENERDKKGSGAIDDKPSKAVQRRVTADIGDSGGSSGQLQQQQQPRMGRVGSLSHGERGAQVVAGWPSWLSSVAGEAINGWIPRRADSFEKLEKIGQGTYSSVYRARDLETNKIVALKKVRFANMDPESVRFMAREILILRRLDHPNVMKLEGLITSRVSGSLYLIFEYMEHDLAGLAATPGVKFSEAQIKCYMQQLLRGLEHCHSHGVLHRDIKGSNLLIDNNGNLKIADFGLATLYQPHQKQPLTSRVVTLWYRPPELLLGSTDYGPSVDLWSSGCILAELFAGKPIMPGRTEVEQLHKIFKLCGSPSEAYWKKSKLPHATIFKPQQPYKRVLEETFKDFPLSAMALLEILLAIEPDHRGSASSALQNEFFTTKPVPLDPSSLPKYPPSKEFDAKLRDEEARRRKAANKGRGNEPVKRNLKESKAVPPPDANAELQASIQKRQGQGQPDSISTSEKFTNEEDGGTGFPIEPPKGVASKGISHSGQSSRVSKLGSGQAVNAKEGAALTIYDYDSSRSGREESRPHRSYVDKAAAQLSRFSNSVAVRGSSRFDGHKETGGKYDRLDGGESSGKPEWANHLLDQPDSSYKKGREVSGKEFTTGYSPRKNRIHYSGPLLGPGGNLEEMLKEHEKQIQHAVRKARLEKVKTRQDHSESRQTESLLQYGRNGR from the exons ATGCTTCACAGATTGAATAAGCTGATGGGCTGCATTTGCTCCAAAGGGATTCTCTCGAATGAGGGAAATTCCAAAGACCGGGAAACAAAGCTGAGCAAATCTTCCAAGAGATTTGTCAGCTCATTTAAGAGAGATGAGGTTGTGGTCGAGCCTGATGGGGTGGGCAATGAGGCCACAGCACGGTTAATTTCAAGCTCTCTCGGGGTCGAAACTGAAAATGAGCGTGACAAAAAGGGATCCGGTGCTATTGATGATAAGCCCTCAAAGGCTGTTCAGAGAAGGGTGACGGCCGACATTGGTGATAGCGGTGGGTCCAGTGGACAATTACAACAACAGCAGCAGCCTAGGATGGGCAGAGTGGGGAGCTTGTCCCATGGAGAGAGAGGGGCACAAGTTGTTGCTGGGTGGCCATCTTGGTTGAGCTCAGTGGCTGGAGAAGCCATAAATGGGTGGATCCCGAGAAGGGCGGACTCATTTGAGAAGCTTGAAAAG ATTGGTCAGGGTACCTATAGCAGTGTGTACAGAGCGCGTGACCTCGAGACTAACAAAATAGTGGCCCTGAAAAAGGTTCGATTTGCTAACATGGACCCAGAAAGCGTTCGATTTATGGCGAGGGAAATACTAATTTTGAGAAGGCTCGACCATCCAAATGTCATGAAACTTGAAGGTTTGATCACTTCAAGGGTTTCAGGCAGTCTCTATCTCATATTTGAGTATATGGAGCATGATCTTGCTGGCCTTGCTGCAACTCCTGGTGTTAAATTCAGCGAAGCTCAG ATCAAATGTTACATGCAGCAGCTGCTCCGTGGGCTTGAACATTGCCACAGTCATGGTGTTCTGCACCGTGACATTAAAGGCTCGAACTTGTTGATCGACAATAATGGGAACTTAAAGATTGCAGATTTCGGACTTGCAACGTTGTACCAGCCTCACCAGAAGCAGCCTCTTACGAGTCGTGTGGTCACATTGTGGTATCGGCCTCCTGAGCTCTTGCTTGGTTCAACTGACTATGGACCATCCGTGGATTTGTGGAGTTCAGGCTGCATTCTTGCAGAACTGTTTGCTGGGAAGCCCATTATGCCTGGAAGAACGGAG GTGGAGCAGCtgcataaaattttcaaactttGTGGTTCTCCTTCAGAAGCATACTGGAAAAAGTCAAAGTTGCCGCATGCCACGATCTTCAAACCTCAGCAACCTTACAAGCGTGTCCTCGAAGAAACTTTTAAGGATTTCCCTCTGTCAGCTATGGCCCTCTTAGAAATTCTTCTTGCTATAGAACCTGATCACCGTGGATCGGCTTCTTCGGCCCTTCAGAAtgag TTCTTTACTACAAAGCCTGTTCCATTAGACCCATCAAGTCTGCCCAAGTACCCCCCGAGCAAGGAGTTTGATGCTAAGCTCCGAGACGAGGAAGCAAGAAG GCGAAAAGCTGCAAATAAAGGCCGCGGAAATGAACCAGTTAAAAGGAATCTCAAAGAATCTAAAGCGGTTCCACCTCCAGATGCTAATGCAGAATTGCAGGCGTCAATTCAG AAGCGACAAGGTCAAGGGCAGCCGGACTCCATCAGCACAAGCGAGAAATTCACCAACGAGGAAGATGGGGGCACTGGGTTCCCAATTGAGCCTCCTAAAGGGGTGGCATCAAAAGGCATCTCCCACTCAGGCCAGTCCTCACGCGTAAGCAAGCTTGGCTCTGGTCAGGCAGTGAATGCAAAAGAGGGTGCGGCACTGACAATCTATGATTACGATTCCTCAAGGAGTGGCCGTGAGGAGTCAAGACCGCATAGATCTTATGTGGACAAGGCAGCAGCCCAGCTGTCAAGGTTCTCAAACTCTGTTGCAGTTCGAGGCAGTTCACGGTTTGATGGCCACAAGGAGACAGGTGGCAAGTATGACCGCCTTGATGGAGGGGAGTCCTCAGGAAAGCCTGAGTGGGCCAACCATCTGCTGGATCAGCCAGATTCTTCATACAAGAAGGGTAGAGAGGTTTCAGGGAAGGAGTTCACTACG GGCTATTCCCCTCGAAAGAACCGGATACACTACTCGGGCCCATTGCTAGGACCGGGAGGTAACCTTGAAGAAATGCTCAAGGAGCATGAGAAGCAAATCCAACATGCAGTTCGAAAAGCCCGTCTCGAGAAGGTTAAGACCAGGCAAGACCACAGCGAGAGCAGGCAGACTGAGTCACTACTTCAatatgggagaaacgggaggTGA
- the LOC116203466 gene encoding leucine--tRNA ligase, cytoplasmic-like yields the protein MATEDGKSYARRDRLLKIEAKVKTWWAENDVFRADPGERPPQSGEKFFGNFPYPYMNGYLHLGHAFSLSKLEFAAAYHRLRGANVLLPFAFHCTGMPIKAAADKLAREAQQFGDPPTFPEKEEEQVNQEPEASNPTANESVVQGKFKGKKSKAAAKSGGQLYQWEIMKSLGLSDSEISRFQDPYNWLTFFPPVAMDDLKAFGLGCDWRRSFITTDMNPFYDSFVRWQMRKLKSMGKIVKDLRYTIYSPLDGQPCADHDRASGEGVQPQDYTLIKMEVVPPFPPKMGVLQGKKVFLAAATLRPETMYGQTNAWVLPEGQYGAFEINDTEVFIISHRAARNLAYQGFSKVPEKPSCLLELTGYDLIGLPLRSPLSFNEIIHALPMMNILMDKGTGIVTSVPSDAPDDYISLHVLKTKPAFREKFGLKDEWVLPFEIIPIINIPEFGDKAAEKVCKDMKIVSQNEKEKLAEAKQRTYLKGFTEGTMIVGEHTGMKVQEAKPLIRSMLIETGQAIMYSEPEKRVMSRSGDECVVALTDQWYITYGESEWKKMAEECLSNMNLYSDETRHGFEHTLSWLNQWACSRSFGLGTRIPWDEQFLVESLSDSTIYMAYYTVAHILHGGNLYGSSSLIKPEQMTDEVWDFVFCGGPYPQSDIPSSILDQMKREFEYWYPFDLRVSGKDLIQNHLTFCIYNHTAIVSKHHWPRGFRCNGHLMLNNEKMSKQTGNFKTLRQAIEEFSADATRFSLADAGDGVDDANFVSDTANAAILRLTKELSWMEEVIAAESSLRSGRPSTYADRVFANEINIAIKMTEQHYRDYMFRDALKSGFYDLQAARDEYRFSCGLGGMNSELVRRFMDVQTRLIAPFCPHYAEYVWRELLKRDGFVIKAGWPVSDSPDLTLKSANKYLQDSIATMRKLLQKQLSGSKKGNKKGAPVAALAEEKLMGLIYVNEQFDGWEAECLRILQQKYNKETRSFAPDSEILEALKQSSIGQSSDFKQTQKLCLPFLKFKKDETIALGVQALDLRLPFGEMAVLRENLDLIKRQISLEEVEVLSAVDPDAIARAGTLASLLKKNPPSPGKPTAVFITI from the coding sequence ATGGCCACCGAGGATGGGAAGAGCTATGCTAGAAGGGACCGTTTGTTGAAAATTGAGGCCAAAGTTAAGACCTGGTGGGCAGAGAACGATGTTTTCAGGGCTGATCCTGGCGAGAGACCTCCTCAATCGGGGGAGAAGTTCTTTGGGAATTTCCCGTATCCTTATATGAATGGATATTTGCACCTGGGGCATGCGTTCTCGTTGTCGAAGCTTGAATTTGCAGCGGCCTATCATAGGCTTCGAGGGGCGAATGTGTTGTTGCCATTTGCTTTTCACTGCACCGGTATGCCGATCAAGGCAGCAGCTGATAAGCTTGCTCGGGAAGCCCAACAGTTTGGTGATCCTCCCACGTTTCCTGAGAAAGAGGAGGAGCAAGTGAACCAAGAGCCGGAAGCATCGAACCCGACTGCTAATGAATCTGTGGTACAGGGTAAGTTCAAGGGAAAGAAGTCTAAGGCTGCTGCAAAATCAGGTGGGCAGTTGTACCAGTGGGAGATTATGAAAAGTCTCGGCCTCTCTGACAGTGAAATATCCAGGTTCCAAGACCCATATAACTGGTTGACCTTCTTTCCTCCGGTTGCTATGGATGATCTCAAGGCTTTTGGCTTAGGCTGTGACTGGAGGCGTTCCTTCATTACTACGGATATGAATCCCTTCTATGATTCATTTGTGAGGTGGCAGATGAGGAAGCTCAAATCTATGGGGAAGATTGTTAAAGATCTTCGATACACAATATACTCTCCTTTAGATGGTCAGCCTTGTGCCGATCATGACCGGGCAAGTGGAGAAGGCGTTCAGCCACAGGACTACACGCTCATCAAGATGGAAGTGGTCCCGCCATTTCCTCCGAAGATGGGAGTTCTGCAGGGCAAGAAAGTATTTTTGGCCGCTGCTACTTTGAGGCCGGAGACAATGTATGGACAGACGAATGCTTGGGTATTGCCCGAGGGTCAGTACGGAGCCTTTGAGATTAATGATACCGAAGTTTTCATCATTTCACATCGGGCTGCCCGTAACCTTGCATATCAAGGGTTCTCTAAGGTCCCTGAGAAGCCTAGCTGCTTATTGGAGCTGACTGGTTATGATCTAATCGGGCTTCCCTTGAGGTCGCCTCTGTCATTTAATGAGATTATTCATGCTCTTCCTATGATGAACATCCTGATGGACAAAGGTACTGGGATCGTTACCAGTGTACCGAGTGATGCCCCTGATGACTACATCTCCCTGCATGTCTTGAAGACAAAACCAGCCTTTAGGGAGAAATTTGGCTTGAAGGATGAGTGGGTGTTGCCTTTTGAGATAATACCAATCATTAATATTCCTGAATTTGGTGATAAAGCTGCTGAGAAGGTCTGCAAGGACATGAAGATTGTCAGTCAGAATGAGAAGGAGAAGCTTGCAGAAGCAAAGCAGAGAACATATTTGAAGGGCTTCACTGAAGGAACGATGATCGTGGGAGAGCACACCGGTATGAAGGTCCAAGAAGCAAAGCCACTGATTAGGAGTATGCTTATCGAGACAGGCCAAGCAATTATGTATAGTGAACCAGAGAAACGAGTCATGTCGAGGTCTGGCGATGAATGCGTTGTGGCTTTGACAGATCAATGGTACATCACTTATGGAGAATCTGAGTGGAAAAAGATGGCTGAGGAATGTCTTTCAAACATGAATCTATATTCTGATGAAACCAGACACGGCTTCGAGCATACATTGAGCTGGCTTAATCAGTGGGCTTGCTCACGTTCTTTTGGCCTTGGAACTCGCATCCCCTGGGATGAGCAATTCCTTGTGGAGTCTCTCTCTGACTCCACCATCTACATGGCTTACTACACTGTAGCCCACATTCTTCATGGTGGGAACTTGTATGGATCGAGTTCGTTGATAAAGCCCGAGCAGATGACTGATGAAGTCTGGGATTTTGTTTTCTGTGGCGGGCCGTACCCGCAGTCTGATATTCCTTCATCTATCCTCGATCAAATGAAGCGGGAGTTTGAGTATTGGTATCCGTTTGATCTGAGAGTTTCAGGCAAGGACCTTATTCAGAACCATTTAACTTTCTGCATATATAATCATACGGCTATCGTGTCCAAACACCACTGGCCTCGTGGCTTTAGGTGCAATGGTCACCTTATGCTGAATAATGAAAAGATGTCGAAACAGACTGGGAATTTCAAGACTTTACGTCAGGCTATTGAAGAATTCTCTGCTGATGCCACCAGATTTTCACTTGCTGATGCCGGTGATGGTGTTGATGATGCCAACTTTGTGTCTGATACGGCGAATGCTGCAATCTTGCGACTCACCAAAGAACTCTCTTGGATGGAAGAAGTGATAGCTGCAGAATCTTCTTTGAGATCGGGCCGGCCTTCTACCTATGCTGACCGGGTGTTTGCAAATGAGATTAACATTGCAATCAAAATGACCGAGCAGCATTATCGGGATTACATGTTCAGGGACGCTCTCAAGTCTGGATTTTATGATCTTCAAGCAGCAAGGGACGAGTACAGATTCTCATGTGGTTTAGGAGGCATGAACAGTGAGCTGGTGCGGCGGTTTATGGATGTGCAGACGAGGCTCATTGCCCCTTTCTGCCCCCATTATGCAGAGTATGTTTGGAGGGAGCTCTTGAAGAGAGATGGCTTTGTGATTAAAGCAGGATGGCCAGTTTCTGATTCTCCGGACCTGACCCTGAAGAGTGCGAATAAATACCTGCAGGACTCAATCGCAACGATGAGGAAGTTGCTCCAGAAACAGCTCTCGGGTtcaaagaaaggaaataagAAGGGAGCTCCAGTTGCAGCACTAGCTGAAGAGAAGCTAATGGGACTGATATATGTGAATGAGCAATTTGATGGCTGGGAAGCAGAATGTTTGAGGATACTGCAGCAGAAGTATAACAAGGAGACCCGATCTTTTGCACCGGACAGTGAGATACTCGAAGCTCTGAAGCAAAGCAGCATAGGTCAGTCGAGCGACTTCAAGCAAACCCAGAAGTTGTGTTTGCCCTTCTTGAAATTCAAGAAGGATGAGACCATCGCTCTCGGGGTTCAAGCTCTGGATCTGAGGCTTCCCTTTGGAGAGATGGCGGTTCTTCGGGAGAACCTGGACTTGATCAAGAGGCAAATCAGCCTCGAAGAAGTGGAAGTCTTGTCTGCAGTAGATCCCGATGCTATTGCTAGAGCTGGCACCTTGGCGTctcttttgaaaaagaatcCGCCATCACCAGGAAAACCAACCGCTGTCTTCATCACAATTTGA
- the LOC116202748 gene encoding ras-related protein RABA2a-like — protein sequence MMARRAEEDYEYLFKAVLIGDSGVGKSNLLSRFTRDEFCFESKSTIGVEFATRTLQVEGKCVKAQIWDTAGQERYRAITSAYYRGALGALLVFDVTKPKSFENVNRWLKELRDHADSNIVIMLIGNKTDLKHLRAVSTDDAQSYAEREGLSFIETSALEATNVEKAFQTILSEIYRIVSKKSLYSDEPSSKGVKEGKTIVVGGISEAAIMKKPCCSSS from the exons ATGATGGCGAGGAGAGCGGAGGAGGACTATGAGTACCTGTTCAAGGCGGTGCTGATCGGCGACTCCGGCGTCGGAAAATCCAACCTTCTCTCCCGCTTCACTCGCGACGAGTTCTGCTTCGAGTCCAAGTCCACCATCGGCGTTGAGTTCGCCACTCGCACCCTCCAA GTTGAGGGGAAATGTGTGAAAGCTCAGATATGGGATACGGCAGGGCAGGAGCGTTACCGGGCGATCACCAGCGCATACTACAGGGGAGCCCTTGGAGCGCTCCTGGTGTTCGATGTAACGAAGCCCAAGTCCTTTGAGAATGTGAACCGGTGGCTCAAGGAGCTGAGGGATCATGCAGACTCCAACATTGTGATCATGCTGATCGGGAACAAAACTGACCTGAAGCACCTAAGGGCTGTCTCCACCGATGATGCCCAGAGCTATGCTGAGAGGGAAGGGCTATCATTCATTGAGACGTCGGCCCTCGAGGCGACCAATGTTGAGAAGGCATTCCAGACAATCCTCTCGGAGATCTACCGAATTGTGAGTAAGAAGTCTCTCTATTCGGATGAGCCCTCGAGCAAAGGCGTCAAGGAAGGGAAGACGATTGTAGTTGGCGGCATATCGGAGGCAGCCATTATGAAGAAACCTTGCTGTTCTTCCTCTTGA
- the LOC116203394 gene encoding regulator of nonsense transcripts UPF3-like, with protein MKGHLDRTKVVLRHLPPSITQEMLMDQIDTVFGGRYNWVSFRPGKTSLKHLTHSRAYINFIKPEDVIEFAEFFDGHVFVNEKGAQYKTIVEYAPSQRVPKQRSKKDGREGTILKDPEYMEFLEFLAKPVENLPSAEVQLERREAERSAAPKDAPVVTPLMDFVRQKRASKGTTRRSSSNGKLSRRAGKLSDGSPGLSKRNSEKRRTSATMYVLRDNARNSGSRDKSAYVLVPKRDEHLHSDKSNTTGSASGADVVEENSGVTEFTDSGKKKILLLKGKEREIPHISGNISQMKNVMGSSMSRQNHRQEGSGRIIKSILVNKEARQGLSAFQSDNQTQTSYLDREKRPPRAPNVQVVSRDANGFPEEKSSVTDSHGFGSEKQERRTRNKDRPDRGVWAPLRRSDGSHASDESISSASSSVKSLVDSSEGNAEVRILSNRRSNQSSLENGFHKPVGRRGQSQGGKDLDGSPISTEGKPSKRGGALGYGSHEKQVWVQKSSSGS; from the exons ATGAAGGGACATTTGGATCGGACGAAGGTGGTGTTGCGGCACTTGCCGCCGTCTATTACCCAGGAGATGCTCATGGACCAAATCGACACCGTGTTCGGGGGCCGCTACAACTGGGTCTCTTTCCGACCGGGCAAGACGAG CCTGAAGCATCTAACTCATTCCAGAGCATACATCAACTTTATTAAGCCAGAGGATGTTATTGAATTTGCTGAGTTCTTTGATGGCCACGTATTTGTGAATGAGAAGG GTGCTCAATATAAGACGATCGTGGAGTATGCTCCCTCACAGCGTGTTCCAAAGCAGAGGTCCAAAAAGGATGGGCGTGAAGGGACCATATTGAAAG ATCCTGAGTATATGGAATTCCTTGAATTTCTTGCGAAGCCTGTTGAGAATCTTCCTAGTGCGGAGGTACAGCTAGAGAGAAGAGAAGCTGAAAGATCTG CTGCTCCAAAAGATGCTCCTGTAGTTACACCTCTAATGGACTTTGTTCGTCAGAAAAGAGCATCAAAGGGTACCACCAGG AGGTCAAGTTCTAATGGAAAGCTAAGCAGGAGAGCTGGAAAATTATCAGATGGAAGCCCTGGTTTATCCAAACGAAATTCTGAAAAGAGGAGGACTTCTGCGACTATG TATGTTTTGAGGGATAATGCAAGAAACAGTGGCAGCAGAGACAAATCAGCCTATGTTCTGGTTCCCAAGCGAGATGAACATCTGCATTCTGATAAGTCTAATACAACAGGGTCTGCTTCTGGAGCTGATGTGGTGGAAGAAAATAGTG GAGTAACTGAATTTACTGATTCTGGGAAAAAGAAGATTCTGCTATTGAAGgggaaagaaagggaaattcCTCAT ATTTCTGGTAATATTTCCCAGATGAAAAATGTGATGGGTTCATCAATGTCTAGGCAGAACCATCGGCAGGAAGGTAGTGGGAGGATTATAAAAAGCATCCTTGTAAACAAGGAAGCACGCCAGGGTCTGTCTGCATTCCAGTCTGACAACCAAACTCAGACTTCATATCTTGATAGGGAAAAAAGACCTCCTCGGGCACCAAATGTGCAAGTTGTTTCAAGAGATGCAAACGGATTTCCAGAGGAGAAGAGTTCAGTGACCGACTCCCATGGTTTTGGAAGTGAGAAGCAAGAAAGACGCACAAGAAATAAGGACAGACCCGACCGCGGTGTATGGGCTCCCCTTCGCCGTTCAGATGGATCACATGCAAGTGATGAGTCTATATCATCTGCATCTTCCTCTGTGAAGTCGTTGGTGGACTCTTCAGAGG GCAATGCAGAAGTCAGAATTCTTTCAAATAGACGGAGCAATCAGTCTTCTCTGGAAAATG GGTTTCATAAGCCTGTTGGTCGTCGAGGCCAGTCACAAGGTGGGAAAGATCTTGATGGTTCGCCCATTTCCACTGAGGGGAAACCTTCAAAGAGGGGAGGTGCTCTTGGATATGGTTCCCATGAG AAGCAAGTGTGGGTTCAAAAATCCAGCTCTGGGTCGTAG